In a single window of the Candidatus Kaiserbacteria bacterium genome:
- the nusA gene encoding transcription termination/antitermination protein NusA, producing the protein MFDLKVINSVLDQMEDERGIAREKMIDAIEQSLATAYKKEFGKRGQIIRAHFDIASGATVFNQIKIVADDTTVRIDEQVDHEAEGDERRAVEEEPVVDGDLRVRFDPEKHILIENARMIKKDVTVGDELIFPLEPKDDFGRIAAQTAKQVIIQKIREAEKESALKEFGQKEGDIIIGHMQRFERGNLYIDLGRVTGVMPYDEQIPGERFRPGERIRALLVAVDETPRGIFLKLSRSHPDFLAKLFEIEAPELQSGSVEIKAIAREAGSRSKVAVCAHDDHIDPVGSMVGQRGVRVSTVMSELGGEKIDIIEWSEKASEFIEDSLSPAQVLSVEIKSEAGTSNEDNRGHAIVTVAPDQQSLAIGRGGQNVRLAAKLTGWKIDIVSSQPTAEAVVATEEV; encoded by the coding sequence ATGTTTGACTTAAAGGTAATTAACTCAGTCTTAGACCAAATGGAGGACGAACGCGGTATTGCGCGTGAGAAGATGATTGACGCGATTGAACAATCGCTTGCAACTGCATACAAAAAAGAGTTTGGGAAGCGTGGCCAGATTATCCGCGCTCATTTTGATATAGCGTCAGGAGCCACCGTATTCAATCAGATTAAAATTGTTGCCGACGACACGACAGTTCGTATTGATGAACAAGTTGACCATGAAGCAGAGGGAGACGAACGACGAGCCGTTGAAGAAGAGCCTGTTGTCGATGGTGACCTTCGTGTACGTTTTGATCCTGAAAAGCACATTCTTATTGAGAATGCGCGTATGATTAAGAAAGACGTCACCGTAGGTGATGAACTCATTTTCCCGCTCGAGCCTAAGGATGATTTTGGCCGTATCGCTGCACAGACTGCAAAGCAGGTTATTATTCAAAAAATTCGTGAAGCGGAGAAAGAATCCGCACTCAAAGAGTTTGGTCAGAAGGAGGGGGATATTATCATCGGCCATATGCAGCGTTTCGAACGTGGCAATCTCTATATCGACCTCGGACGTGTAACGGGCGTTATGCCATACGACGAGCAAATCCCTGGGGAACGTTTCCGTCCGGGAGAGCGCATTCGTGCACTTCTTGTTGCGGTCGATGAGACTCCACGCGGTATTTTCCTCAAACTCTCTCGTTCACATCCTGATTTTCTTGCGAAACTTTTTGAGATTGAAGCACCTGAACTTCAAAGTGGTTCAGTGGAAATAAAGGCAATCGCACGTGAAGCGGGTTCACGCTCAAAGGTGGCAGTCTGTGCACATGATGATCACATAGACCCTGTGGGTTCTATGGTAGGTCAGCGTGGTGTACGTGTATCTACAGTCATGAGTGAACTCGGTGGAGAAAAAATCGACATCATTGAATGGTCAGAAAAAGCTTCTGAATTTATTGAAGATTCGCTCTCTCCTGCACAGGTACTCAGTGTCGAAATCAAAAGTGAAGCAGGTACGAGTAACGAAGACAATCGCGGACATGCAATCGTCACCGTAGCTCCCGACCAACAATCGCTCGCGATTGGTCGTGGAGGACAAAACGTACGCCTCGCCGCAAAACTCACTGGATGGAAGATTGATATTGTTTCGAGCCAACCTACAGCAGAAGCAGTGGTCGCAACCGAAGAAGTGTAG